In the genome of Fusarium poae strain DAOMC 252244 chromosome 1, whole genome shotgun sequence, the window TCCTGCCATCTAAGCAAAACTCGGCAATATATATCGCCAACATTTGTACAGAATATTTCCCGTAATAAACCAACATTCGCTATGTTACAGACAATGCCCCCAAAAGGCCATCATATCCTCGAGCTCCCCTTCCTGTCTTTGTGTAGTGGTAGCTCGTCTCCTGAACCTCTTTCGCTCATGTTGTAAGGCGGGAGGCTCCCATGGCCAGTACCAAGCTCAAGGTCGCTTTCGTTGGACTGTCGATCATCCTCTATACGCTGAAACTGTCTTGTGTCTGTCTTTCCAGTTCCACCGATAGTAACGAGTTCAGTCGGCCTGTTGCTGCGAGTTGCGGCCGCCTTCTTGGAACGTGACGCACTTTCAAATTGTGAAGATATCTTCAGCATGAGTGGTCTCAGAGTCGGGAGACAGAGTGCAATGGTTCCACAGGCCACTTCGACGACACACCAGGTGCATGCTGTGGCAAGGGTCCCTATTGAGGTCAGTCGAGGTCACTTGAACGTAGCTTGTAATCCTACATGTAGTGTCTTCTATTGTGAACTGCATAATGGTTGTGAATCGGTATATACTAGCGAATAAAACACTAAAAGGCGAATGGTCAGCTGTTTGTAATAAGAAAGGTAGAAAAAGTGAATGAGACTTACAAACCACCGAGCAGAAAGATGACCAATAGGGATAGCTTCTGAGCTATGTTGACTTGCAACTTGACAATCTGCGTCACTGGCAAACATAAAATGGCAATATCAGTTGCAATGTTAGGAATTGCATTCCCGATAAAGGAAGCTTTAAGATCAATGCATGAACCTTCCGTAAGCCACGGCATCCAGCCCCTTCTGATCGGGCGGCATTGGAAGATGCACACAGCGCAGATGGCTATCCACCAGGCAACAACTATAGCAGCGATGATGGCTGAGGCCAATTTGAAGCCGCGTGATGTAAAGATGCGCAGGTACATCTGCATTAAAGCAAGTTTGACCATCATTACTGCAGTGACGTAGATGCATTCGAAGGCGAGGAGGatcttgaagaagatggcttGGTCTTCGAATGATACATGTTTGGCGTGTTTTCCGAGGCCATGGGCAATCACTATAAATGAATTATTAGAGACATTTGTAAGATGAGAACATGTCTTACTTACTGCCATAGTTGAGCGCACCAGTgacaaagaccaagacctAGTTAACCTATTGTTAGTTGTATGAATCTTGGCACGAAGCGAAATGCACTAACCAACGCTACCACGGTCAACCAGTCATCAAGTCCATAGCCAATTCGAACATATCGGGCCCAGAAGCGCAAGGCGACAAAGACAGCCGATAGAATCAGTACAATTGTTGTCGTGGTATTGAGCTCGCTGCTGCGGTCGGCCTCTAAGTCGTAACGCGCATGAAGCCCAACCATCGCGACTAAAGATGGGAAAAGAAATGGCAATAATAAAGATTGAAAGAAGGAGGGACCATTTTTAGGTCCCGTAGAGAGAAAGGGCCaagttaaaagtaattaagcATTTAGTTACTCTGTACTCTCGGTAGACTAATGTTAGTCGTAGGATGACATGTTAAACTACAGACACTATCTAATAAAGTAGACTAGTTATTCTAATGAAGAAAACTGTTCGTAACAGAACCACCCGCGTTGAGCAGGGCTGGCGGCCATGGAGGCTACATAAGGGATAGATTGTGTAGATCAGGCGTCAGTTTGGCTGGAATCTCGAATTATTTCAAGACTAGACAAGGTTCTAGGCTCCTTCTCCGTGACCCGCGACACTCTCTTTGGGAAAACAGTGTTTCGATTTTTTATGAACTTCTTGGAACCGTTATTTCCACTATGGACCTACAAGGAGTCGTACCATTCCACACGATTGTAAGCCTCAGTGTCTCGGCCTTACAGTCTGGACTGAACCACCAGCCATGTTGAAGTCAAAGCAACACCAGAATCTGACAGGTAAATGATTGACTTGTTCCAGGGGTGAATGATATATGTACATATAGATGTAGAGGTAGCTTTTTACCAGTAGGTTGGAACGATGATATCTACGATTTCATATCAATGTATTTTATGCCTGGTCAACACGGCTAAGGCGGAACGATCGAAACATCCTGGACGTGGTAAAAATTAACCGGGGCATTTCCAAACGACGGTACGAACTTTGAATAATAATGCCAGGGCCAGATTGCGTACATACATGCATAATAAGCCTTGTTCCTAGCTCCTTAGCCAGGTACATGGTGCATTGTTCCTCAGTCGAGTCGCTATCGTCAAGACTACTGAGACTACATATGTACATATTGAGAACCCTGCACAGCCGGTCCGCTTGCGGCTCCCAAAGGCTGCTAGTGACATGCATTGCTCAGGAGTTGGACACATTGCCTCCCAATTTTGCTTTTTTCGATCTTCATAACATCTTGGTCGACGGACGGCTGGACGCGgatcttcatctgcattggAGCCCCTATCTCATACATGAAGAAACTGAAGGAATACCTTTTGATTTTCAACAACTGGCACTATCGAGGTTAGTAGTCCCATGTTTGATGTCCACGTATGGAAAAGAATCCCTCGTAAGTAGTTCTTTCGTATCTGTATACATAACAGTGCGGATATTACATCCTGACAATCCACCATTTCGTTCAGGCTAACGTAGTTAAATGCAACATCATACCGCAATTCACCCCACAAGCTCAGGTCGTTTCTCGGCCCCTTCAGATTTGACAGGCGTCTCTCGCGTCCCTTAATTTTGTTGCCCCCGGCATGGCCTTGCGAACCAAGTGGATGGGACACTTTGTACTCTGTATCTAGAAGGTTGTGGTGTTTGTTACAGAAACGCAAATTAAAACCTTTCAGCCTCCAAGTTGTGAATCCGGAAATAAGTGCTTGGCGACAACTGCAAGAGGACGCCAGTTTCTATGTTTAGTCGATAAGAAGAACACCGAGGCTTCAAACGCTACCTATCGAGTTTCAACTGACATAGAGTCGAAACACTCAAACTCAGAGCCTTGAGGAGGACTGGTCAACTTTGCCACAACAATCAAGAAACTGGCAAAGATACATACACTACCTAATCTAGGTACCAGTCTACTACCAATACGGAATCCAGTTAATTGCCTGTTTACCGGTTATTCACAGCGTGATCAGCAATGAATTCTTCTTTATTGATATTTGACGAAGTAACAGCTGTCGGAACCTAGTAGGGATTGATACCACGCTATTAACGTTCGGGCCCTATCTAACGGCGTTTGTTGGCCCACGCCGCTAGACTAGTACGACTCCATCTAACGGCCTCATCAGCTTTTGGGCTCTGAAGAACACTCAAGAGTCAAGGGTGCAAACAAAAGTAAACCATCCCCGGAGTGACATCGTTCTTCTGCAGCGGAGTGGGACTAGGAGACGGACAAACCCCTAAAGGGACCACGCCGTATGAGATATGCTTCTTATATCGTGTACTTCCTCCAAACTTTGGATTCGTTCTAGATAGTTAACATCACGATTAAGCTTAATTGAATATTCTCAGTACAAAGCCATGTCTACCAATCCCACTATTGTCTTCGCTCCTGGGGCCTGGCACACTGCCGACTGCTACGATGTCGTGCGAAATGATCTTCACTCCCGCGGCTGGTCTACCGAAGCTGTTGACTACCCCTCTGTTGGCGCTGAGCCACCTACCAAGGGACTGAGCGAGGACGTCGGTGCCGTTCGTGCTGCTGTAGAGAGACTGGTCGAGGAGGGCAAGAAGGTTATGGTTGTCGTCCACTCATACGGTGGACTTGTTGGCGCTGAGGCAGTAAAGGGATTAGGTTATAAGCAGCGTGCTCAGGAGGGCAAGACTGGCGGCGTGGTTCAGCTTGTTTACTTAAGTGCCTTCGTTATGCCCAAGGGCAACAGTATTCTGGGACTTCTTGGTGGACAGTATCTGCCATGGATGCGAGTCGAGGTAGGTCGCCAACTACAATTTCTAGCCCCAAAGGAACCCGTTATTGACACATATGATAGGGCGACTATGTCTACGCTGACACCCCTGAGAACGTCTTCTACCATGATGTGGAAGCCGAGACTCAGAGCAAAGCTATCGCGGCCTTGAAGCACCAGTCCCGCCGCGTGTACGTTGATACCGTCGATTATGAGCCCTGGCACGATGTTCCCTGCTTCTTCATTTTCTGCGATGAGGACCGTGCTATCCCTTTGGCAATTCAGCAAAACTTGGCCTCAATGCTGGGCCCTAACGCAGGAAGCTTCCATATTGCGGCTTCCCACTCACCGTTCCTTTCGCTGCCCAAGGAGACTATTGAGGGACTTGAACTCGCCGCCAAGGATGGGTTGGAGAAGTCTGCCAACTAGTTATTTAAGAGAGAATGCGTCTTTGTATTAGTAAATCAAATAATCCAAGGATAttaggtattaataatttaggTCTTTCGACGAATAGTCGTGAGTTTCCTCTACTGCATTCACTGGGGTATTGATGATACTTTATTGAACATTGCTTCAAATTCATCTTTGTCTTCCTCAACTCTACTCACAGTACTTATGTCTGTAGCTTGTGATGAATCAAAGGTTTGTTGCATAAAATGAGTCCGAGTCCGCTGTTCGAGAAGGTGGGAATTCTATTGAACGCATGGATTTTCAGCCTTAAGTTCCTCACATTGGTGCGCCCTGTTGTTTACTATTTTGGGCTTCTCATTTCAATCTTAGATCATAAACATACTGCTGCCAGTGGTCAGCCCTACATAGAGACGCATCGACTTCAACACAGACCATGTTGCGACCAACAGCTTGAGAGATATGGAGATAGCACGCAACGCATTCATCAATGCAAGATACACAGTACTCTTAGAGTCTCAGTTGATCGACTATACCATCAGGATCATCGCATCACCATTGCAACGTCTAAACGAGGTACATAGCTCGGAAATCCTTCCATGAGATCGGTAGATTTCTGGAACTGCGTAGATCTCAATGCAACGACATTCGATTGATTATGTAACACGTCATCGCATAACAAAAGGGGAACAGCAACTAAAAGTTTAGATAATGGGAACTTTTTTCTGTCTTTGGTATCTAACAGCCTGCAATACTACAGGCAGAGACGGTGGTTAAATTCAGTCCGCCATCCTACTTCATCTCAACGCTGCGTCAGCCCAACGAATAAGAGTTGGCTATTCtaataacaacaacaacatagtAGCCTCCACTGCATCCAGCAGTAAATCGGTTCAACTCGGTCTATGTGGCCTTAATAGGTCATGGCGTTAGAGGTCGTCCCGTTGTGATCCATGTTGCCAAAGGCCGTGCCATTAAAGTGCGGTACGAAGCCATTATGAAATCCATTTGTCGCAGGCGCATACTAAGCACTCGCGGCAGGCTTGGGCTCAGTCGCACTGGGGGCGTACGAAGCTTGAGCtctgttcttcttgatgacCTCCTTCACGCGCTCCTCGGCCTCATCCCAGTCCTCAGTGTCTAGTTTGACCAAGTCAATACCGTACATTTCGGCAATCTTGCTCAATGCATCGAAACTTTTCTTATCGTAAACGAAGCTGATGCTGACACCGACACGGCCAAATCGGCCAGTTCGGCCGATACGGTGAAGGTAGGTCTCGGCATCAGGTTCGGTGTCGCCTCGTCCCTTCATGGGAATATCATAGTTGATGACCATGGATACACTGGAAACATCGATACCACGGGCCAGGACGTTGGTGGTAATGAGAACCTTGTTCTCGCCTTGACGGAACTTGGTCAGGAGGTTATCTCGCTCAGCTCCATCAAAAGCGGCGTGAAGGGCAGAGACCTTGTGGCCATCTGCAACCATTCGTCTCTCGATCTCGTTGGCGCTTTCTCTGGTCTATGATCAAATTAGCATTCTGCAGCTCGACGATCGGAACTGATACGTACCTTGACAAAAATGACGGACTGGCCGATCGTCATCAAACCGTAAAGCTTGCAAAGAATGTCATACTTCATGTTGTCGTCAGGGCAGTCAATGAACATTTGAGAAATGCCCTTGACAGTAAGCTCACTGCGCTGTAGCTTGAGACTGTGTGCGTTGGGCGCAAACTTGCCGGCATACTTCATGACGTTCTCGGGGAAAGTGGCGGAGAAAAGAAGCACTTGAATATCCTTAGGGAGCATGCTGTCAAGTTCATTAGTATCTTGTTGGCCAGGTTCATTTCTGCAATTCCTTACTTCTTGACCTTCAGGCACTGGTCACCTAGACCCTGCTGGTCGAGCATGTTGTCGGCCTCGTCCAGAACAAGAACACGGAGCTGAGAGATGTCCAACTGTCGGCGTCGGATGATGTCCATCACTGTACCTGGAGTACCGACAATGACACTAGCTCTGACGGGTTCTCCGCGGGGCAGAACGCCTGGGATTGCAGCAGCAACTTTCTTGTTCTCAACGAAACGTCCAATGGCGTTGATGACTCCTTCAATCTGTCGGGCAAGCTCTCGACTGGGCGCAAGAGCCAGTGCTTGGGGCTGATCGGGCTTGCTGAAGTCGACACGCGACAATATCGCGGTGACAAAGGCAGCGGTTTTGCCTGTACCAGACTGCGACTGTGCCAGCATGTTTCGTGGAGGATCGCTGAGCATCAGGGGGAGGGACTTGCCCTGGACCTTGGAGGGCTTCAAGAAGTTGAGAGAGAGGAGACCCTTCAGAAGGTCATCACGACTGAAATATGATTGTAAGTGCGGTTCGAACAGAGCGCAGGCGTACACTTACAGGCCCAGGTCTTGCCAGGTAGTGGCAGAATGGAATGGTGTAGCTTCATTGTTCTGGAGTTCGCTGAGGGAGACTTCGACATCCCATTCAGGTTCCTGAAGGCCGGAGCCACCCAAGTCTTCGATGTTGCCGTCGGCCTGGCCAAGTTCACCAGAAGCAGCGGGGGCGTTTTCGGCGGGGGTGTCGGCGGCGGGAGTGTCGGCGGCGACCTCGTCGGGTTTCGTAATGCGGCTCGCAAGATCAGCCATGGTGGGCAATTTGTGGTGTTGTGGGAGAAtgataaagaagaaaggacGGTATGGTGGGGGAGGCGGTGGTTAACGGTGACGATTTTCACCTTGAAGTCCAAATTTAGAGTGCTTCTGTTCCCGGCGCTAAGAAACAAACAAAGGCTGGCTGCTTGGTGAAGCTGCAGTGGCTTTACTATATGATGCAATGACAGTTGCAAGAATATTGCAGATAGAAATGAAGAGTTGGAAAGATCTTAAAGACGggaagtaaaagtaaaagtttAACAGGCATAAATCAGTACCTTCTCAGTAAAGTTGAGTTGATGGGCGCTTCCTCAAAGTTTTGGCGGGGTCTGCCTGAA includes:
- a CDS encoding hypothetical protein (TransMembrane:6 (i21-39o51-68i89-108o128-149i207-228o240-262i)) yields the protein MVGLHARYDLEADRSSELNTTTTIVLILSAVFVALRFWARYVRIGYGLDDWLTVVALVLVFVTGALNYGMIAHGLGKHAKHVSFEDQAIFFKILLAFECIYVTAVMMVKLALMQMYLRIFTSRGFKLASAIIAAIVVAWWIAICAVCIFQCRPIRRGWMPWLTEGSCIDLKASFIGNAIPNIATDIAILCLPVTQIVKLQVNIAQKLSLLVIFLLGGFVLFASIYRFTTIMQFTIEDTTWTLATACTWCVVEVACGTIALCLPTLRPLMLKISSQFESASRSKKAAATRSNRPTELVTIGGTGKTDTRQFQRIEDDRQSNESDLELGTGHGSLPPYNMSERGSGDELPLHKDRKGSSRI
- the DBP5 gene encoding RNA helicase required for poly(A+) mRNA export (BUSCO:18615at5125) codes for the protein MADLASRITKPDEVAADTPAADTPAENAPAASGELGQADGNIEDLGGSGLQEPEWDVEVSLSELQNNEATPFHSATTWQDLGLRDDLLKGLLSLNFLKPSKVQGKSLPLMLSDPPRNMLAQSQSGTGKTAAFVTAILSRVDFSKPDQPQALALAPSRELARQIEGVINAIGRFVENKKVAAAIPGVLPRGEPVRASVIVGTPGTVMDIIRRRQLDISQLRVLVLDEADNMLDQQGLGDQCLKVKNMLPKDIQVLLFSATFPENVMKYAGKFAPNAHSLKLQRSELTVKGISQMFIDCPDDNMKYDILCKLYGLMTIGQSVIFVKTRESANEIERRMVADGHKVSALHAAFDGAERDNLLTKFRQGENKVLITTNVLARGIDVSSVSMVINYDIPMKGRGDTEPDAETYLHRIGRTGRFGRVGVSISFVYDKKSFDALSKIAEMYGIDLVKLDTEDWDEAEERVKEVIKKNRAQASYAPSATEPKPAASA